The proteins below come from a single Stutzerimonas stutzeri RCH2 genomic window:
- a CDS encoding cytochrome ubiquinol oxidase subunit I: MISESVVDLSRLQFAMTAMYHFLFVPLTLGLAFLLAIMESVYVMTGKQVYKDMTQFWGKLFGINFALGVTTGLTMEFQFGTNWAYYSHYVGDIFGAPLAIEGLMAFFLESTFIGLFFFGWDRLSKVQHLAVTWLVALGSNLSALWILIANGWMQNPVGSEFNFETMRMELVDFGALLFNPVAQVKFVHTVSAGYVTGAIFVLAISSFYLLKKRDLGFARRSFAIAAVFGLASTISVIILGDESGYEIGDVQKVKLAAIEAEWDTHPAPAGFTLFGLPNQQEMRTDYEVKIPYALGLIATRSVDEEIKGIKQLVAEHELRIRNGMLAYERLQVLRSGDKSAEAIAAFNEVKHDLGYGLLLKKYTADVVDASEEQIKLAALDTIPNVFSLFWTFRVMVAAGFLMLLLFALASWASIKRDAESKPWLLRFALFSLPLPWIAAQTGWYVAEHGRQPWSIAEVLPTHLSTSTLAAGDIWGSLIALVAFYSLLLVIEMFLMIRFARLGPSSLHTGRYHFELEAIAASQVQRRRDAVAAPTVAKDVPPEPTAV; this comes from the coding sequence ATGATCTCGGAAAGCGTTGTAGATCTTTCACGCCTGCAATTCGCCATGACGGCGATGTATCACTTTCTCTTCGTGCCACTGACCCTGGGGCTGGCGTTCCTGCTGGCGATCATGGAGTCGGTCTATGTGATGACCGGCAAGCAGGTCTATAAGGACATGACCCAGTTTTGGGGCAAGCTGTTCGGCATCAACTTCGCCCTGGGCGTCACCACCGGGCTGACCATGGAGTTCCAGTTCGGCACCAACTGGGCCTACTACAGCCACTACGTCGGTGACATCTTCGGTGCGCCGCTGGCCATCGAGGGGCTGATGGCGTTCTTCCTCGAATCGACCTTTATCGGTCTGTTCTTCTTCGGCTGGGATCGCCTCAGCAAGGTGCAGCACCTGGCGGTGACCTGGTTGGTGGCGTTGGGCTCGAACCTCTCGGCGCTATGGATTCTCATCGCCAACGGCTGGATGCAGAACCCGGTCGGCTCGGAGTTCAACTTCGAGACCATGCGCATGGAGCTGGTGGACTTCGGCGCGCTGCTGTTCAACCCGGTGGCGCAGGTCAAGTTCGTGCATACCGTCTCGGCCGGCTACGTCACCGGGGCGATCTTCGTGCTGGCGATTTCTTCCTTCTATCTATTGAAGAAGCGCGACCTGGGCTTCGCTCGCCGTTCGTTCGCCATCGCCGCGGTGTTCGGCCTGGCTTCGACGATCTCGGTGATCATCCTCGGCGACGAGTCCGGCTACGAAATCGGTGACGTGCAGAAGGTCAAGCTGGCCGCCATCGAGGCCGAGTGGGACACCCACCCGGCGCCGGCCGGCTTCACCCTGTTCGGCCTGCCCAACCAGCAGGAGATGCGCACCGATTACGAAGTGAAGATTCCCTACGCACTCGGCCTGATTGCTACTCGTTCGGTGGACGAGGAAATCAAGGGCATCAAGCAGCTGGTTGCCGAGCATGAGCTGCGCATCCGCAACGGCATGCTCGCCTACGAGCGGCTGCAGGTGCTACGTAGCGGCGACAAGTCGGCCGAGGCCATCGCCGCCTTCAATGAGGTCAAGCACGACCTGGGTTACGGGTTGCTGCTGAAGAAGTACACCGCGGATGTGGTCGATGCCAGCGAGGAGCAGATCAAGCTTGCTGCGCTGGACACCATTCCCAACGTGTTCAGCTTGTTCTGGACCTTCCGGGTGATGGTCGCCGCTGGCTTCCTGATGTTGCTGCTGTTCGCCCTGGCGAGCTGGGCATCGATCAAGCGCGATGCGGAGAGCAAACCCTGGTTGCTCAGGTTCGCGCTGTTCAGCCTGCCGCTGCCGTGGATCGCTGCGCAGACCGGCTGGTATGTCGCCGAGCATGGCCGTCAGCCCTGGTCGATCGCCGAGGTGCTGCCGACCCATCTGTCCACTTCGACGCTGGCCGCGGGGGATATCTGGGGCTCGCTGATCGCCCTGGTGGCGTTCTACAGCCTGCTGCTGGTGATCGAGATGTTCCTGATGATCCGCTTCGCCCGTCTCGGGCCGAGCAGTCTGCATACCGGACGCTACCACTTCGAGCTTGAGGCTATCGCCGCCAGCCAGGTGCAGCGGCGGCGCGACGCGGTCGCCGCGCCGACTGTCGCGAAGGATGTGCCCCCCGAACCTACCGCAGTGTGA
- the cydP gene encoding cytochrome oxidase putative small subunit CydP, translating to MFKSSLRRDIVLVLLVKVAILITIKNVWFDAPSIPENGSVRVAEHLLDKRDANPEGGPR from the coding sequence ATGTTCAAGTCATCGCTCAGGCGGGACATCGTGCTGGTGCTGCTGGTCAAGGTCGCGATCCTCATAACCATAAAAAACGTCTGGTTCGATGCTCCCAGCATTCCCGAGAACGGTTCGGTACGTGTTGCCGAACATTTGCTTGATAAACGGGATGCCAATCCCGAGGGAGGGCCGAGATGA
- a CDS encoding putative natural product biosynthesis protein has product MTMMERFTRADSRVSYRLPFPDYPSNARSFVHLDAKLLPYWHALFDVCPRLLKLDPPEGLEIFRQFMTWAYGCQLALDWTFHLGVCRWLLASDYRELVEPEHIEAMMLAAAARWVASDDSPAIGIVLGWRGGSEHVFDWKPRVRPGTRLLAAEEEELPPAPWDFAWSPLSTTAGNGFRRWLRVP; this is encoded by the coding sequence ATGACCATGATGGAACGATTCACCCGCGCCGACAGCCGCGTCAGCTATCGGCTGCCTTTTCCCGATTACCCCAGCAACGCCCGTAGTTTCGTGCATCTGGATGCCAAGTTGCTGCCGTACTGGCATGCGCTGTTCGATGTCTGCCCGCGGCTGCTCAAGCTTGACCCACCCGAGGGGCTGGAGATCTTTCGCCAGTTCATGACCTGGGCCTACGGCTGCCAGCTGGCGTTGGACTGGACCTTCCACCTCGGCGTCTGCCGCTGGCTGCTGGCATCAGATTATCGCGAGCTGGTCGAGCCGGAGCATATCGAGGCCATGATGCTTGCCGCCGCCGCACGCTGGGTCGCCAGCGATGACAGCCCGGCTATAGGCATAGTGCTCGGCTGGCGCGGCGGCAGCGAGCACGTCTTCGATTGGAAACCACGGGTGCGACCAGGCACGCGTCTGCTTGCTGCGGAAGAGGAAGAGCTGCCCCCGGCGCCATGGGATTTCGCCTGGAGCCCGTTATCGACCACTGCTGGCAATGGCTTTCGCCGCTGGTTGCGCGTGCCATGA
- a CDS encoding DUF2946 family protein, protein MTIVKDKRAQILWVLLTCILLNAFVCSLNHATHVGFGLAMGQDAFCVTGDKSAGPVSLPTDVHDLSQHALDCPLCSSVLFATVALFALAWLGRRGAGATPLPQRAWCGARHHWPALNPRAP, encoded by the coding sequence ATGACCATCGTCAAAGACAAGCGTGCGCAGATCCTATGGGTGCTCCTCACCTGCATCCTGCTCAATGCATTTGTCTGCAGCCTGAACCACGCCACTCATGTGGGCTTTGGGCTGGCCATGGGGCAGGACGCTTTCTGCGTCACTGGCGATAAGTCGGCTGGCCCCGTTTCACTTCCCACCGATGTGCATGACCTGTCTCAGCATGCGCTGGACTGCCCGTTGTGCAGTTCGGTTCTGTTCGCGACCGTCGCGCTGTTCGCGTTGGCCTGGCTTGGCCGCCGCGGAGCAGGCGCGACACCCTTGCCGCAGCGAGCGTGGTGCGGAGCGCGGCATCACTGGCCGGCGCTGAATCCCCGCGCGCCCTGA
- a CDS encoding DNA-3-methyladenine glycosylase I, translating to MQDYKWLHEYCLNRFGSAAALEARLPQPRSADELRGVSDDRYLSLISLRIFRAGLKHSLVDAKWPAFEQAFFGFDPEKVVLMGGEHIERLMQDARLIRHLGKLKSVPRNAQFVLDVAKEKGSFGNLLADWPSSDIVGLWRYLTKHGSQLGGLSAPRLLRMAGKDTFVPSNDVVAALKAQQIVDKVPSSQRDQAAVQAAFNQWQADSGRPLCQLSAMLAFTVNH from the coding sequence ATGCAAGACTACAAATGGCTGCACGAATACTGCCTCAATCGCTTCGGCTCGGCCGCGGCGTTGGAGGCGCGCCTGCCGCAACCGCGCAGTGCCGATGAACTGCGCGGCGTGTCGGATGATCGCTACCTTTCGCTGATCAGCCTGCGCATCTTTCGCGCCGGCCTCAAGCACAGCCTGGTGGACGCCAAGTGGCCGGCCTTCGAGCAGGCTTTCTTCGGTTTCGATCCGGAAAAGGTAGTGCTGATGGGTGGCGAGCACATCGAGCGGCTGATGCAGGACGCCCGGCTGATTCGTCATTTGGGCAAGCTCAAGAGCGTGCCGCGCAACGCCCAGTTTGTGCTCGACGTGGCGAAGGAGAAGGGCAGTTTCGGCAATCTGCTGGCCGACTGGCCAAGCAGCGATATCGTCGGTCTCTGGCGTTACCTGACCAAGCACGGCAGCCAACTCGGCGGGTTGTCGGCTCCGCGGCTGTTGCGCATGGCCGGCAAGGACACGTTCGTTCCCAGCAATGATGTTGTCGCAGCACTCAAGGCACAGCAGATTGTCGACAAGGTGCCCAGCAGTCAGCGCGACCAAGCCGCGGTGCAGGCTGCATTCAATCAGTGGCAGGCAGACAGCGGCCGTCCGTTGTGCCAGCTATCGGCGATGCTGGCATTCACCGTCAACCACTGA
- a CDS encoding 3-deoxy-7-phosphoheptulonate synthase, with product MNASATVLAKQPATAEASVARRSAQPLPSPAVLRQRLPLSDALAARIDNDRNAIRTVLDGRDPRLLVVVGPCSLHDPVAALEYAERLAALAPEVSDQLLLVMRAYVEKPRTTVGWKGLVYDPHLDGSGNMAEGLHLSRRLILDILETGLPIATELLQPLAAGYFDDLLGWAAIGARTSESQIHRELVSGLDLPVGFKNGTDGSLGIACDAMRSAEHPHQHFGIDDLGHPALLQTRGNPDTHLVLRGGHGAPNYDAASVAVARRALEKQGIAPRIMVDCSHANSGKNPLRQPEVLESVIAQRLAGDASLRGVMLESHLFDGCQPLSAALRYGVSITDGCLGWTATEQMLRDAAHRLRG from the coding sequence ATGAATGCATCCGCCACCGTACTTGCCAAACAACCCGCTACCGCCGAAGCCAGCGTCGCCCGTCGCAGCGCGCAGCCGCTGCCAAGCCCTGCCGTTCTACGCCAGCGTCTGCCCTTGAGCGACGCCCTTGCTGCACGCATCGACAACGACCGCAACGCCATCCGCACCGTGCTCGACGGTCGCGATCCGCGCCTGCTGGTCGTCGTCGGACCCTGTTCCCTGCACGATCCTGTCGCCGCGCTGGAGTACGCCGAGCGCCTGGCCGCGCTCGCGCCCGAAGTCAGCGATCAGCTGCTGCTGGTGATGCGCGCCTATGTGGAAAAGCCGCGCACCACCGTCGGCTGGAAAGGGCTGGTCTACGACCCGCATCTGGACGGCAGTGGCAACATGGCCGAAGGGCTGCACCTGTCGCGGCGGCTGATACTGGATATTCTGGAGACTGGTCTGCCGATTGCCACCGAGCTGCTGCAGCCGCTGGCGGCCGGATACTTCGACGACCTGCTCGGCTGGGCGGCGATTGGTGCACGTACCAGTGAATCGCAGATTCATCGCGAGCTGGTCAGTGGGCTGGACCTGCCAGTGGGCTTCAAGAACGGCACCGACGGCAGTCTGGGCATCGCCTGTGACGCAATGCGGTCGGCCGAGCATCCGCATCAGCATTTCGGTATCGATGATCTCGGCCATCCGGCGCTGCTGCAGACGCGCGGCAATCCGGATACCCACCTGGTGCTGCGTGGCGGACATGGCGCGCCCAACTACGACGCGGCCAGTGTCGCTGTCGCTCGCCGGGCGCTGGAGAAGCAAGGCATCGCGCCGCGGATCATGGTCGATTGCAGCCATGCCAATAGCGGCAAGAACCCTTTGCGCCAGCCAGAAGTGCTGGAATCGGTAATCGCACAGCGCCTGGCCGGCGACGCGAGCCTGCGTGGTGTGATGCTCGAAAGTCATCTTTTCGATGGCTGTCAGCCGCTTTCCGCTGCGTTGCGCTATGGCGTGTCCATTACCGATGGCTGCCTGGGCTGGACGGCAACCGAGCAGATGCTGCGTGACGCGGCACATCGGTTACGGGGTTGA